A region from the Eulemur rufifrons isolate Redbay chromosome 21, OSU_ERuf_1, whole genome shotgun sequence genome encodes:
- the RAB36 gene encoding ras-related protein Rab-36 yields MKSSLSPMGLPVSRDRVIASFPKWYTPEACLQNKEHFHGQVSAACQRRNTGTVGLRLSKVVVVGDLYVGKTSLIHRFCKNAFDRDYKATIGVDFEIERFEIAGIPYSLQIWDTAGQEKFKCIAATYYRGAQVIVTAFDLTDVQTLAHTRQWLADALQENAANSCFIFLVGTKKDLLSGAACEQAEAEAVHLANEMQAEYWSVSAKTGENVKAFFSRVAALSFEHSVLQDLERRSSTQLQVGEGDVIRVKGSLPESQEGSGLSSLGCC; encoded by the exons ATGAAGTCCTCCCTGTCTCCTATGGGGCTCCCTGTGAGCCGGGACCGCGTCATCGCCAGCTTCCCTAAG TGGTACACGCCTGAAGCCTGCCTGCAGAACAAGGAGCACTTCCACGGGCAGGTCAGCGCGGCCTGCCAGCGCAGGAACACGGGGACTGTCGG GCTCAGACTCTCCAAGGTGGTTGTCGTTGGCGATCTCTACGTGGGGAAGACCAGCCTCATCCACAG GTTTTGCAAGAATGCGTTTGACCGAGACTATAAGGCCACCATTGGGGTGGACTTCGAAATCGAGCGCTTTGAGATCGCAGGGATTCCCTACAGCCTCCAGAT CTGGGACACAGCCGGGCAGGAGAAGTTCAAGTGCATCGCGGCTACCTACTACCGGGGTGCCCAGG TGATCGTCACGGCCTTCGACCTCACCGACGTGCAGACGCTGGCACACACCAGGCAA TGGCTGGCGGACGCACTGCAGGAGAACGCGGCGAACTCCTGCTTCATCTTCCTCGTGGGAACCAAGAAGGACCTTCTG TCAGGGGCAGCGTGTGAGCAGGCCGAAGCGGAGGCCGTGCACCTGGCCAACGAGATGCAGGCTGAGTACTGGTCGGTGTCCGCCAAGACCG GGGAGAACGTGAAGGCGTTCTTCAGCCGAGTGGCCGCCCTGTCGTTTGAGCATTCGGTGCTGCAGGACCTGGAGAGGCGGAGCAGCACCCAGCTCCAGGTCGGCGAGGGAGACGTCATCC GAGTGAAGGGAAGCTTACCTGAGAGCCAGGAGGGCAGCgggctctccagcctgggctgctGTTAG